A window from Mauremys reevesii isolate NIE-2019 linkage group 9, ASM1616193v1, whole genome shotgun sequence encodes these proteins:
- the LAMP3 gene encoding lysosome-associated membrane glycoprotein 3 isoform X1 produces the protein MGRRALEVVLLNVACAFLSCHADVGNYEMELKSTPQSTLFLQRTTSAQSVPPYQRTSSSHAVTTLFSSRTSNIITTSLSQRTSVLPATQTTNHHPVTTALAPNMTTQARENSTQLTSKTTHLILTTTVAGKKTTAKPPLPTNETTTHVRVTTTAQTSNKTTIQRTEKTTLPTNQTTHSRVATTAAANKTTAKPTSPTNQTTTLAVTTTATTKKTAVKTIAQTTKQTTHTAAKTTARTNMTTIPPRNQTTRPATTATMGPTLAPDPSSPTTGAYNVSNGSVNCIKASMGLELIVQNSKTQKKGYFNIDPSITQTSGSCGNLQSNLNLTFNGGFISFTFAKKDRVYYISTVEASLKIPSVGSWHNVTSKQLFTATMGNSFKCLSKQMVNLADNFQLLTVNTQLQAFVIVGDQFGKEEECSLDRNRRTIPIALGLSTLGLFVIVLAFGLISRRKPNRGYERI, from the exons ATGGGCAGGCGTGCTCTGGAGGTGGTACTGCTAAACGTCGCCTGTG CATTTTTATCCTGCCATGCCGATGTGGGGAATTATGAGATGGAGCTCAAATCAACCCCACAATCTACTTTGTTCCTACAGAGAACTACTTCTGCTCAATCAGTTCCCCCATATCAGAGAACTTCTTCCAGCCATGCAGTCACCACACTTTTCTCCAGCAGGACAAGTAATATTATAACCACCTCATTAAGCCAAAGAACATCTGTGCTCCCTGCCACCCAAACAACAAACCATCATCCGGTAACAACAGCATTGGCCCCTAACATGACAACGCAAGCAAGAGAAAACAGCACCCAGCTGACCAGCAAGACGACCCATCTAATATTAACAACTACAGTAGCAGGTAAAAAAACAACTGCAAAGCCCCCACTGCCGACCAATGAAACTACAACCCATGTAAGAGTAACAACTACAGCACAAACATCTAACAAGACAACCATCCAGAGAACTGAGAAAACCACTCtgccaaccaaccaaacaacccATTCAAGGGTAGCAACTACAGCTGCAGCTAATAAGACAACTGCAAAGCCTACATCACCAACCAATCAAACTACAACCCTTGCAGTAACAACTACAGCAACAACCAAGAAGACAGCTGTAAAGACCATCGCACAGACAACTAAACAAACAACGCATACAGCCGCAAAAACTACAGCCAGAACCAACATGACAACCATTCCTCCAAGGAATCAAACAACCAGACCTGCTACGACAGCCACCATGGGGCCCACCCTCGCACCTGATCCATCCTCACCCACTACTGGAGCCTACAATGTTTCCAATGGAAGTGTGAACTGCATTAAAGCATCAATGGGATTGGAGCTGATTGTTCAAAACTCTAAGACG CAGAAGAAGGGATACTTCAATATTGATCCCAGTATCACACAAACGTCTGGAAGCTGTGGAAATCTGCAATCAAATCTGAACTTAACTTTTAACGGCGGCTTTATAAGCTTTACCTTTGCAAAG AAAGATAGAGTCTATTACATCAGTACAGTTGAGGCCAGCTTAAAGATACCCTCTGTGG GTTCGTGGCACAATGTTACAAGCAAGCAGCTGTTTACAGCTACGATGGGGAATTCGTTTAAGTGTCTCAGCAAACAGATGGTGAACCTGGCAGACAActtccagctgctcactgttaaCACTCAACTCCAAGCCTTTGTCATTGTTGGTGACCAGTTTGGGAAAG
- the LAMP3 gene encoding lysosome-associated membrane glycoprotein 3 isoform X2 — translation MGRRALEVVLLNVACAFLSCHADVGNYEMELKSTPQSTLFLQRTTSAQSVPPYQRTSSSHAVTTLFSSRTSNIITTSLSQRTSVLPATQTTNHHPVTTALAPNMTTQARENSTQLTSKTTHLILTTTVAGKKTTAKPPLPTNETTTHVRVTTTAQTSNKTTIQRTEKTTLPTNQTTHSRVATTAAANKTTAKPTSPTNQTTTLAVTTTATTKKTAVKTIAQTTKQTTHTAAKTTARTNMTTIPPRNQTTRPATTATMGPTLAPDPSSPTTGAYNVSNGSVNCIKASMGLELIVQNSKTQKKGYFNIDPSITQTSGSCGNLQSNLNLTFNGGFISFTFAKKDRVYYISTVEASLKIPSVGSWHNVTSKQLFTATMGNSFKCLSKQMVNLADNFQLLTVNTQLQAFVIVGDQFGKVEECAADFNIIFPAIGFFVIFVAGILALILYAVCLKRKSSAYQRI, via the exons ATGGGCAGGCGTGCTCTGGAGGTGGTACTGCTAAACGTCGCCTGTG CATTTTTATCCTGCCATGCCGATGTGGGGAATTATGAGATGGAGCTCAAATCAACCCCACAATCTACTTTGTTCCTACAGAGAACTACTTCTGCTCAATCAGTTCCCCCATATCAGAGAACTTCTTCCAGCCATGCAGTCACCACACTTTTCTCCAGCAGGACAAGTAATATTATAACCACCTCATTAAGCCAAAGAACATCTGTGCTCCCTGCCACCCAAACAACAAACCATCATCCGGTAACAACAGCATTGGCCCCTAACATGACAACGCAAGCAAGAGAAAACAGCACCCAGCTGACCAGCAAGACGACCCATCTAATATTAACAACTACAGTAGCAGGTAAAAAAACAACTGCAAAGCCCCCACTGCCGACCAATGAAACTACAACCCATGTAAGAGTAACAACTACAGCACAAACATCTAACAAGACAACCATCCAGAGAACTGAGAAAACCACTCtgccaaccaaccaaacaacccATTCAAGGGTAGCAACTACAGCTGCAGCTAATAAGACAACTGCAAAGCCTACATCACCAACCAATCAAACTACAACCCTTGCAGTAACAACTACAGCAACAACCAAGAAGACAGCTGTAAAGACCATCGCACAGACAACTAAACAAACAACGCATACAGCCGCAAAAACTACAGCCAGAACCAACATGACAACCATTCCTCCAAGGAATCAAACAACCAGACCTGCTACGACAGCCACCATGGGGCCCACCCTCGCACCTGATCCATCCTCACCCACTACTGGAGCCTACAATGTTTCCAATGGAAGTGTGAACTGCATTAAAGCATCAATGGGATTGGAGCTGATTGTTCAAAACTCTAAGACG CAGAAGAAGGGATACTTCAATATTGATCCCAGTATCACACAAACGTCTGGAAGCTGTGGAAATCTGCAATCAAATCTGAACTTAACTTTTAACGGCGGCTTTATAAGCTTTACCTTTGCAAAG AAAGATAGAGTCTATTACATCAGTACAGTTGAGGCCAGCTTAAAGATACCCTCTGTGG GTTCGTGGCACAATGTTACAAGCAAGCAGCTGTTTACAGCTACGATGGGGAATTCGTTTAAGTGTCTCAGCAAACAGATGGTGAACCTGGCAGACAActtccagctgctcactgttaaCACTCAACTCCAAGCCTTTGTCATTGTTGGTGACCAGTTTGGGAAAG